The following DNA comes from bacterium.
GAAGCCCTGGATCCATGAGTGCTAAACTCCGAAATGTAGAGAAAGGAATGCTCACGGAGATGGAAGTCTCCTTCAGCAAACTGCCCCGCCATTTGGCCATCATAATGGATGGCAACGGCAGATGGGCCCAAAGAAGGTGCCTTCCCAGGATCGAGGGCCATCGAAAGGGGGCCGAGGCAGTTCGAGCTATTGTCAGGGCATGCCGTAAATGGGGCATAGAAGTGCTTACCCTTTATGCCTTCTCCCAGGAGAATTGGCAGCGCCCTCCAGAAGAGGTCTCGGCGCTCATGGATCTCCTGGTTCAGTTTCTCCGTTCAGAACGGGAAGAAATGCTCCAAAATGGCATCAGGCTACAGGTCATTGGCCAGCCTGAGGACCTCTCTTTTGAGATTCAGGAGGTCTTGCGCCAGACCATGGAGGCCACGGCCAAGAATCAGAACATGATTCTCAACCTGGCCCTTAGTTATAGCGGACGCTCGGAGATCTTGCGGGCATTCAGGAGATTTTTGAATGAGTCAGGACAAGCCGGGGGGAAACATCAGGAGCTTACAGAGGAGTCCTTCTCACATTACCTGGACACCTCCGGATTGCCCGAGCCGGATCTTTTGATACGCACAAGCGGAGAACAGAGAATAAGCAATTTCTTGCTTTGGCAGCTGGCTTACACAGAG
Coding sequences within:
- a CDS encoding isoprenyl transferase, with translation MSAKLRNVEKGMLTEMEVSFSKLPRHLAIIMDGNGRWAQRRCLPRIEGHRKGAEAVRAIVRACRKWGIEVLTLYAFSQENWQRPPEEVSALMDLLVQFLRSEREEMLQNGIRLQVIGQPEDLSFEIQEVLRQTMEATAKNQNMILNLALSYSGRSEILRAFRRFLNESGQAGGKHQELTEESFSHYLDTSGLPEPDLLIRTSGEQRISNFLLWQLAYTEIFFTETLWPDFTEEELAQALRDYERRERRFGRIGDQVRSCTG